A single genomic interval of Paracoccus contaminans harbors:
- a CDS encoding TRAP transporter large permease, whose protein sequence is MSELIPVALFLLVLFSLLGAGVWVGLALMGVAWFGMEMFTTRPVGDAMMTTIWRSSSSWTLTALPLFIWMGEILYRTRLSEDMFRGLAPWMARLPGGLLHTNVAGCTVFAAVSGSSAATLTTVGKMSVPELRRRGYPERLVIGTLAGAATLGLMIPPSLTLIVYGVTINESITKLFMAGIVPGLVLAALFMGYIAIISRIAPDFRPAPEPVMSFAERVRNSRFLIPVLILITAIIGSMYTGIATATEAAAVGVVGSLMLAAAQRSLTWSSFISSLMGAVRTSAMIALILAGASFLSLSMGFTGLPRALAEWIGALELGRFQLLMALLVFYIVIGCFLDGISAVVLTIAVVEPMIRQAGIDVIWFGIFVVVVVEMAQITPPVGFNLFVLQGMTGHSMAYIARAALPMFAIMVVMVFILIAFPGLATWLPENMRHAVP, encoded by the coding sequence ATGTCCGAACTGATCCCCGTGGCCCTGTTCCTGCTGGTCCTGTTTTCGCTGCTGGGGGCGGGGGTCTGGGTCGGCCTTGCCTTGATGGGCGTTGCCTGGTTCGGGATGGAGATGTTCACCACCCGCCCCGTGGGCGACGCCATGATGACCACGATCTGGCGGTCCTCGTCGTCCTGGACGCTGACGGCCCTGCCGCTGTTCATCTGGATGGGCGAGATCCTCTATCGCACCCGCCTGTCCGAGGACATGTTCCGCGGGCTGGCGCCCTGGATGGCCCGGCTGCCGGGCGGGCTGCTGCATACCAATGTCGCGGGCTGCACCGTCTTTGCCGCGGTGTCCGGCTCGTCCGCGGCGACGCTGACCACGGTCGGCAAGATGTCGGTCCCCGAGCTGCGCCGCCGCGGCTATCCCGAGCGTCTGGTCATCGGCACGCTGGCCGGGGCGGCGACGCTGGGGCTGATGATCCCACCCTCGCTGACGCTGATCGTCTATGGCGTGACCATCAATGAATCGATCACCAAGCTATTCATGGCCGGCATCGTGCCGGGGCTGGTGCTGGCGGCGCTGTTCATGGGCTATATCGCCATCATCTCGCGCATCGCCCCCGATTTCCGCCCCGCGCCCGAGCCGGTGATGAGCTTTGCCGAGCGGGTGCGCAACTCCCGCTTCCTGATCCCGGTGCTGATCCTCATCACGGCGATCATCGGGTCCATGTATACCGGCATCGCCACCGCGACCGAGGCGGCCGCCGTCGGCGTCGTCGGATCGCTGATGCTGGCCGCGGCGCAGCGGTCGCTGACATGGTCCAGCTTCATCTCCAGCCTCATGGGGGCGGTGCGCACCTCGGCGATGATCGCGCTGATCCTGGCGGGGGCATCCTTCCTGTCGCTGTCGATGGGCTTCACCGGGCTGCCGCGGGCGCTGGCCGAATGGATCGGGGCGCTGGAGCTGGGCAGGTTCCAGCTGCTGATGGCGCTGCTGGTGTTCTATATCGTCATCGGCTGTTTTCTGGACGGCATCTCGGCCGTGGTTCTGACAATCGCGGTGGTCGAGCCGATGATCCGGCAGGCCGGCATCGACGTGATCTGGTTCGGCATCTTCGTGGTCGTGGTCGTGGAAATGGCGCAGATCACGCCGCCGGTCGGGTTCAACCTGTTCGTGCTGCAAGGGATGACCGGGCACAGCATGGCCTATATCGCCCGCGCTGCCCTGCCCATGTTCGCGATCATGGTGGTGATGGTGTTCATCCTGATCGCCTTTCCCGGACTGGCGACCTGGCTGCCGGAAAACATGCGCCACGCTGTCCCCTGA
- a CDS encoding TRAP transporter small permease has protein sequence MPIGGSDRGAVQGTGAGQQGAARRSALRRGLDGLYDSGAVLAALCMIALLGMIVAQMIARWTGHVIRGGADYAGYLMAAASFLAFAHTLNRGAHIRVELLLQALGRRRRAAETLCLALATAIAVYLAWYAAQMVRWSWALGDVSQGQDATPLWIAQLPVAVGAALLALAFADNLVTMLLSGRDNIRTDPEQSHAE, from the coding sequence ATGCCTATCGGGGGCAGTGATCGGGGCGCAGTCCAGGGGACCGGGGCCGGGCAGCAGGGCGCTGCCCGGCGGTCTGCCCTGCGCCGGGGGCTGGACGGGCTTTATGACAGCGGGGCCGTGCTGGCCGCGCTGTGCATGATCGCCCTGCTGGGGATGATCGTCGCGCAGATGATCGCCCGCTGGACGGGTCATGTGATCCGCGGGGGGGCGGATTATGCCGGATACCTGATGGCGGCGGCCTCGTTCCTGGCCTTTGCGCATACGCTGAACCGCGGTGCCCATATCCGGGTCGAACTGCTGCTGCAGGCGCTGGGGCGCCGGCGGCGGGCGGCGGAAACCCTGTGCCTGGCGCTTGCCACGGCGATCGCCGTCTATCTTGCCTGGTATGCCGCGCAGATGGTGCGCTGGTCCTGGGCGCTGGGGGATGTCAGCCAGGGGCAGGATGCGACGCCCCTGTGGATCGCGCAGCTGCCGGTGGCGGTGGGTGCGGCCCTTCTGGCGCTGGCCTTTGCCGACAACCTCGTGACCATGCTGCTGTCGGGGCGCGACAATATCCGCACCGATCCCGAACAAAGCCACGCCGAGTGA
- a CDS encoding TRAP transporter substrate-binding protein translates to MPKAIAATAVTAALTLAVTAATGAGAAEKWDMPVAYPATNFHTENAVAFAKCVGEKSNGSLEIVVHPNGSLFSGSDIKRAVQTGQAPIGERVLSAHENENRLFGIDAIPFLATSYEASDKLWNAAQGPIKDALAKQKLTYLYSVPWPPQGLYTKKDINSAADLKGLKFRAYNAATSRLAELVGMIPVQIEAAELSQALATGVAEAMITSGSTGVDSKVWESVDHFYDVSAWLPRNVVFANADAMAGLDEASRGALSACAEEARSRGTARSQELATEYLKTLAEHGMKVSPPGEQLKADLEGFGATMTQDFIAAAGEPGKAIIDAYRGQ, encoded by the coding sequence ATGCCGAAGGCGATTGCCGCAACCGCCGTGACTGCCGCACTGACCCTTGCCGTGACCGCCGCCACGGGCGCCGGCGCGGCCGAGAAATGGGACATGCCGGTCGCCTATCCCGCGACCAACTTCCATACCGAGAACGCAGTCGCCTTCGCCAAATGCGTCGGCGAGAAATCGAACGGGTCACTGGAAATCGTGGTGCATCCGAACGGATCGCTCTTTTCGGGCAGCGACATCAAGCGCGCCGTCCAGACCGGCCAGGCCCCGATCGGAGAGCGGGTGCTTTCCGCCCACGAGAACGAGAACCGCCTGTTCGGCATCGACGCGATTCCGTTCCTGGCCACCTCCTATGAGGCCAGCGACAAGCTGTGGAATGCGGCGCAGGGGCCGATCAAGGACGCGCTGGCCAAGCAGAAGCTGACCTATCTTTATTCGGTGCCCTGGCCGCCGCAGGGTCTTTACACCAAGAAGGACATCAACAGCGCCGCCGATCTCAAGGGGCTCAAGTTCCGGGCCTACAACGCGGCCACATCGCGGCTGGCCGAACTGGTGGGCATGATTCCCGTCCAGATCGAGGCGGCCGAACTGAGCCAGGCGCTCGCGACGGGCGTGGCCGAGGCGATGATCACCTCCGGCTCGACCGGGGTGGACAGCAAGGTCTGGGAAAGCGTCGATCATTTCTATGACGTGTCCGCCTGGCTGCCGCGCAACGTGGTGTTCGCCAATGCCGATGCAATGGCCGGCCTCGACGAGGCGTCGCGCGGCGCGCTGTCCGCCTGCGCGGAAGAGGCGCGCAGCCGCGGAACCGCGCGTTCGCAGGAACTGGCCACGGAATATCTCAAGACCCTGGCCGAGCATGGCATGAAGGTCAGCCCCCCCGGCGAGCAGCTGAAGGCGGATCTCGAAGGGTTCGGCGCCACCATGACCCAGGACTTCATCGCCGCCGCCGGCGAGCCGGGCAAGGCGATCATCGATGCCTATCGGGGGCAGTGA
- a CDS encoding LamB/YcsF family protein — translation MAARIGQIDLNSDLGEGFGPWSMGDDKAMLDIVTSANIAAGGHASDPETMFATLGTAAARGVVVGAHPGYPDREGFGRRVIPMAPAEIGRMVAAQTGALSALAQMAGTAVRYVKPHGALGNLAAADPAVARAIVAAVAQLSPRLAILAISGTALEQAARAEGVEVFSEIFADRAYLPDGQLVPRSRQGSVLHDPDAIAERLIGFLESGTMPTIDGGTVTLAAQSICVHSDTPGAVAIARGLRTRLTAAGVTIAPFL, via the coding sequence ATGGCGGCAAGGATCGGGCAGATCGATCTCAATTCCGATCTTGGCGAGGGGTTCGGCCCCTGGTCGATGGGCGATGACAAGGCGATGCTGGACATCGTGACCAGCGCCAATATCGCCGCAGGCGGCCATGCCAGCGATCCCGAGACGATGTTTGCGACCTTGGGCACCGCTGCCGCGCGCGGCGTCGTCGTGGGCGCCCATCCCGGCTATCCTGACCGCGAAGGGTTCGGCCGGCGGGTGATCCCCATGGCCCCGGCCGAGATCGGCCGCATGGTGGCCGCCCAGACAGGGGCGCTGTCGGCGCTGGCGCAGATGGCGGGCACGGCGGTGCGCTATGTCAAACCGCATGGCGCGCTGGGCAACCTGGCCGCCGCCGATCCGGCGGTCGCCCGCGCCATTGTCGCGGCGGTGGCGCAGCTGTCGCCGCGTCTGGCAATCCTGGCGATCTCGGGCACCGCGCTGGAACAGGCCGCGCGCGCCGAAGGGGTCGAGGTGTTTTCCGAAATCTTCGCCGACCGGGCCTATCTGCCGGACGGCCAGCTTGTCCCCCGTTCGCGGCAGGGATCGGTGCTGCATGATCCGGACGCCATTGCCGAACGGCTGATCGGCTTTCTGGAAAGCGGCACGATGCCGACCATCGATGGCGGGACGGTGACGCTCGCCGCGCAGTCGATCTGCGTTCACAGCGACACCCCCGGCGCCGTGGCCATCGCCCGCGGCCTGCGCACGCGGCTGACGGCCGCCGGCGTCACGATTGCGCCTTTCCTGTGA
- a CDS encoding 5-oxoprolinase subunit B family protein, which produces MADTAAPRFVPVADHALLVEFGTVIDDAVTDRVHALDRTLAAAPFAGLRETVPAFVNLLIDFDPLATDHATVEAAVRDRLARPAIAARPAATHVVEVCYDAELAPDLGAVAEQTGLTTDGVIAAHLSGRYRVGMFGFAPGYAYMSGTPAEIRLPRKTAPVRGVPAGQVIIAGAQCIVTTLEMPAGWWRIGRSPTRILRDDPDRPFLFDAGDIVTMRRIDRAAYDRAMAAHHG; this is translated from the coding sequence ATGGCCGATACTGCCGCCCCGCGCTTTGTCCCCGTTGCCGATCACGCGCTGCTGGTCGAATTCGGCACCGTCATCGACGATGCCGTGACCGACCGCGTGCATGCGCTTGACCGCACCTTAGCCGCCGCCCCCTTTGCCGGCCTGCGCGAGACGGTGCCGGCCTTCGTCAATCTGCTGATCGACTTTGATCCGCTGGCAACCGACCATGCGACGGTCGAGGCGGCAGTGCGCGACCGGCTTGCCCGCCCGGCCATCGCTGCGCGCCCGGCGGCAACGCATGTGGTCGAGGTCTGCTATGATGCCGAGCTTGCCCCGGATCTGGGGGCGGTGGCCGAGCAGACGGGGCTGACAACCGACGGGGTGATCGCGGCCCATCTGTCCGGGCGCTACCGCGTGGGGATGTTCGGCTTTGCGCCGGGCTATGCCTACATGTCCGGCACCCCGGCCGAAATCCGGCTGCCGCGCAAGACGGCGCCGGTGCGGGGCGTGCCTGCGGGGCAGGTCATCATCGCCGGCGCGCAGTGCATCGTCACCACGTTGGAGATGCCGGCAGGATGGTGGCGGATCGGCCGGTCCCCCACCCGCATCCTGCGCGACGACCCGGACCGCCCTTTTCTGTTCGATGCGGGCGACATCGTGACCATGCGGCGCATCGACCGCGCCGCCTATGACCGCGCGATGGCGGCCCATCATGGCTGA
- a CDS encoding biotin-dependent carboxyltransferase family protein yields MAEARLKVIQAGPHVSFQDGGRPGLMRYGVTRSGPMDRLAHAAANRALGRADDATAIEISLGGLVLECTAGALSLCVAGGGFVVSAAGAAVPAWGVLTLRAGERLVIRPGHWGSWCSLALAGDPQVPSWLGHTATHTLSGRGGGLLKPGAEIVVENARVIGNRPIPCPVFARPLRMAAVVPGPQDHHFQPGAIGALVSAPWRVSSAYDRMGMRLEGPPLALGDALSIPSEAIVAGSIQVSGDGVPTLLLRDHQTTGGYPKIATVLGCDLDRIVQLRPRDVLRFIGVTPAEAVARARRQTAQTRQWLERLDSGGSGAEPAAP; encoded by the coding sequence ATGGCTGAGGCGCGGCTGAAGGTCATCCAGGCCGGTCCGCATGTCTCGTTCCAGGACGGGGGGCGGCCGGGGCTGATGCGCTATGGCGTCACCCGTTCGGGCCCGATGGACCGGCTGGCCCATGCGGCGGCGAACCGGGCGCTCGGCCGGGCCGATGATGCCACGGCGATCGAGATTTCGCTGGGCGGGCTGGTGCTTGAATGCACGGCCGGGGCGCTGTCGCTCTGCGTGGCGGGCGGGGGCTTTGTCGTATCGGCGGCCGGCGCCGCGGTTCCTGCCTGGGGCGTTCTGACGCTGCGCGCGGGCGAGCGGCTGGTCATCCGCCCCGGCCACTGGGGCAGCTGGTGTTCGCTGGCGCTGGCGGGCGATCCGCAGGTGCCGTCCTGGCTGGGCCACACCGCCACCCATACCCTGTCGGGCCGGGGTGGCGGGCTGCTGAAGCCGGGCGCCGAGATCGTGGTCGAAAACGCACGGGTGATCGGCAACCGGCCCATCCCTTGCCCTGTCTTTGCCCGGCCCCTGCGCATGGCGGCGGTGGTGCCCGGTCCGCAGGACCACCACTTTCAGCCCGGCGCGATCGGGGCGCTGGTTTCGGCCCCCTGGCGTGTCAGCAGCGCCTATGACCGCATGGGGATGCGCCTCGAAGGGCCGCCGCTCGCGCTGGGGGATGCCCTGTCCATCCCGTCCGAGGCGATCGTCGCGGGGTCGATCCAGGTGTCGGGGGACGGCGTGCCGACGCTGCTGCTGCGCGATCACCAGACCACGGGCGGGTATCCCAAGATCGCCACGGTGCTGGGCTGCGACCTGGACCGGATCGTGCAGCTGCGCCCGCGCGATGTGCTGCGCTTCATTGGCGTCACCCCGGCCGAGGCGGTGGCGCGTGCCCGCCGTCAAACGGCGCAGACCCGGCAATGGCTGGAGCGGCTGGACAGCGGCGGCAGCGGGGCAGAGCCCGCCGCCCCCTGA